The proteins below are encoded in one region of Penicillium psychrofluorescens genome assembly, chromosome: 4:
- a CDS encoding uncharacterized protein (ID:PFLUO_006680-T1.cds;~source:funannotate) codes for MAVGPRVSKEEFMHALVLDPRDSQHEQYYRAMRDEAIMVYNRMNQDTTHLLDSVAADPATRPPFFWHHIRPERQRWAILEIWRNAGPLTRPLFDRGGTNGEYGPNWVAGWLLYSVFRSRDVRNNRNRRKGEIHTGDDKRSKQIEEAPPPPKKYYDPVRNGTL; via the exons ATGGCCGTTGGCCCGCGAGTTTCCAAAGAAGAGTTCATGCATGCGCTGGTGCTAGATCCTCGGGACTCCCAGCACGAACAGTACTACCGAGCCATGCGA GATGAAGCAATCATGGTCTACAACCGCATGAACCAAGACACAACGCACCTCCTAGACAGCGTGGCCGCCGACCCAGCCACTCGCccgcccttcttctggcACCATATCCGACCAGAGCGCCAGCGCTGGGCTATACTAGAGATCTGGCGCAATGCAGGCCCGCTGACTCGCCCACTGTTTGACCGCGGCGGAACTAATGGCGAGTACGGGCCCAACTGGGTCGCCGGGTGGTTGCTGTACAGTGTGTTTCGCTCACGGGATGTGAGGAATAATCGGAATCGGAGGAAGGGGGAGATTCATACAGGTGATG ACAAGCGGTCTaagcagatcgaggaggcACCGCCTCCACCGAAGAAATATTACGATCCAGTGCGGAATGGGACGCTCTAA
- a CDS encoding uncharacterized protein (ID:PFLUO_006681-T1.cds;~source:funannotate), producing the protein MVPWARNPSSLSWTAAGRVWQRSVRVCPPPRRLRSIALDNATGLGHSSSLRQMHCLAENGGRSRPQLPGMRTLLVSASPSRASAEMVAEARCMRKGMNQARSFGAMNSTKAAASKKTEELLQRFETVDDEEDTRPQQQRLNEEDEKSQSTLESDKQPQSMTKGKLLTTPSRLFKLIIPLTIIGNKSADQGIEPIAILVHPQQPLSYLERLIQSELPPIKGENGKERAPAISFIVLQHDDSAIKPRQKIPGDLDVDGGHHEAELNEGKFDREKHPGSGVPAERRRRSREEDAETYSYPRRTNPDPNSDEGGAERFVRWSQATEVGDFIRDAARAREFIVTIEGAPYGLGQIRIGVPSFNERTYYLRMRLRKLARRIQGIAEIKHECDRLAHRGAQRVAIGGFGILSSWWYIVYRLTFETDLGWDTMEPVTYLVSLSTLMGGYLWFLYHNREISYRSALDFTISARQKKLYQHHKVDLQLWETLIDEGNSLRREIKNIAAEYDAEWNERADEQDESVTEALKSERRHKNVKSHDKDGKDDKDGGDDD; encoded by the exons GCTGCGATCAATTGCACTGGATAATGCGACTGGACTTGGTCATTCGTCTTCTCTCCGGCAGATGCACTGCCTAGCCGAGAATGGAGGTCGCTCACGTCCCCAGCTTCCAGGTATGCGAACACTATTGGTGTCAGCCAGCCCATCTAGAGCATCTGCTGAGATGGTCGCAGAAGCTCGATGTATGCGCAAAGGAATGAACCAAGCCCGTTCCTTCGGGGCGATGAACAGTACCAAGGCCGCCGCTAGCAAGAAAACGGaagagcttcttcagcgctTTGAGAccgtggatgatgaggaagacaCTCGACCGCAGCAACAGAGGTTGAAtgaagaggacgagaagTCGCAGTCCACGTTGGAATCCGACAAACAGCCTCAGAGTATGACCAAGG GGAAGTTGTTGACGACACCATCGCGGCTTTTCAAATTGATTATTCCCTtgaccatcatcggcaaTAAAAGCGCTGATCAAG GGATTGAACCCATCGCTATCTTGGTTCATCCTCAGCAGCCGCTCTCATATCTGGAGCGGCTAATTCAGTCAGAACTGCCACCAATCAAGGGCGAGAATGGGAAAGAACGAGCGCCAGCAATTTCATTTATTGTATTGCAGCATGACGACAGTGCAATCAAACCAAGGCAAAAAATCCCAGGTGACTTGGATGTAGATGGCGGCCACCACGAGGCAGAGTTGAATGAGGGTAAATTCGACCGCGAGAAGCATCCCGGAAGCGGAGTACCTGCCGagcgccgacgacgatccagagaagaagatgcagagaCATACAGCTATCCGCGCCGGACCAACCCCGATCCCAACTCCGACGAAGGCGGGGCCGAGCGCTTTGTGCGGTGGTCTCAGGCCACAGAAGTGGGAGATTTCATCCGCGACGCAGCGCGGGCGCGCGAGTTCATTGTCACGATAGAAGGGGCTCCATATGGACTGGGTCAGATCCGAATTGGGGTCCCGTCGTTCAACGAACGCACGTACTATCTTCGCATGCGGCTGCGCAAGCTCGCACGACGGATTCAGGGCATTGCTGAGATCAAGCACGAATGTGACAGACTTGCTCACCGCGGCGCGCAGCGAGTGGCTATCGGCGGGTTCGGGATTCTATCCTCGTGGTGGTACATCGTGTACAGGTTGACCTTCGAAACGGATCTGGGCTGGGATACGATGGAACCAGTCACCTACTTGGTCAGTTTGTCCACGCTGATGGGCGGCTATCTGTGGTTTTTATACCATAACCGAGAGATCTCGTACCGGTCCGCGCTGGATTTCACGATCAGTGCCCGGCAGAAGAAACTTTACCAGCACCACAAGGTCGATCTTCAATTATGGGAGACTCTGATTGACGAGGGCAACTCACTCCGTCGCGAAATAAAGAACATTGCAGCCGAGTACGATGCCGAGTGGAATGAGCGTGCCGACGAGCAAGATGAGTCGGTCACTGAGGCTCTGAAGTCGGAGCGTCGCCACAAGAACGTCAAAAGCCATGACAAAGACGGCAAAGACGACAAAGACGGCGGGGACGACGATTGA